The Streptomyces sp. Je 1-332 genome has a window encoding:
- a CDS encoding amidase codes for MTVDRADGLARTARALADGEVSARALTERTLARIEASQPVLNAFKLVRAEAALAEADAADRELASGGAGRPLLGVPLAVKDDTDIAGEPTAFGCRGDFPPKKEDAESVRRLRAAGAVIIGKTNTCELGQWPFTEGPGFGDTRNPWHTGHTPGGSSGGSAAAVAAGLVPAALGSDGAGSVRIPAAWTHLVGIKPQRGRISTWPWPESFNGITVNGPLARTVADAALLLDAASGNHSGDLHQPAAISATDAATREPGRLRIALSLRMPFTATPKRLHPVVRRKVIVLADRLAALGHDVEEADPRYGQIGLDFVPRATAGITDWAREIPDAHLLDPRTKEAARLGRVLGGAPLRLARRAEAALHRRVGAIFSTYDVVLTPTTATPPPRIGTMAALSGWRTDQAMIAACPYAWTWNVLGWPGVNVPAGKADGGLPVGAQLLGPEGGEPLLISLAAQLEADQRWYEQWPEAA; via the coding sequence ATGACAGTCGACCGTGCCGATGGCCTCGCGCGCACCGCTCGGGCCCTGGCCGACGGAGAGGTGTCCGCACGCGCCCTCACGGAGCGGACGCTGGCGCGGATCGAGGCATCGCAGCCCGTGCTGAACGCCTTCAAGCTGGTGCGGGCCGAGGCCGCGCTGGCCGAAGCCGACGCCGCGGACCGGGAGTTGGCGTCCGGCGGTGCGGGTCGTCCACTGCTCGGCGTACCGCTCGCCGTCAAGGACGACACCGACATCGCGGGCGAGCCGACCGCGTTCGGCTGCCGGGGTGACTTCCCGCCGAAGAAGGAGGACGCCGAGTCGGTGCGCCGGCTGCGGGCGGCCGGCGCCGTCATCATCGGCAAGACCAATACCTGCGAGCTGGGTCAGTGGCCCTTCACGGAGGGGCCCGGCTTCGGCGACACCCGCAATCCGTGGCACACCGGGCACACCCCTGGCGGTTCGTCGGGCGGCTCGGCGGCGGCGGTCGCCGCCGGTCTGGTCCCCGCCGCGCTCGGCTCGGACGGCGCGGGCTCGGTGCGCATCCCCGCGGCGTGGACCCACCTGGTCGGGATCAAGCCGCAGCGCGGCCGCATATCGACGTGGCCCTGGCCCGAGTCCTTCAACGGCATCACCGTCAACGGCCCGCTCGCGAGGACCGTCGCCGACGCGGCCCTGCTGCTCGACGCCGCGAGCGGCAACCACAGCGGTGACCTGCACCAACCGGCGGCCATCAGCGCCACGGACGCGGCGACCCGCGAGCCGGGGCGGCTGCGGATCGCCCTCTCCCTGCGCATGCCGTTCACCGCGACCCCCAAGCGGCTGCATCCCGTGGTGCGCCGCAAGGTCATCGTCCTGGCGGACCGGCTCGCCGCGCTCGGCCACGACGTGGAGGAGGCCGACCCGCGCTACGGCCAGATCGGTCTGGACTTCGTGCCACGTGCCACTGCGGGCATCACCGACTGGGCCCGCGAGATCCCCGACGCCCACCTGCTCGACCCGCGAACCAAGGAGGCGGCCCGTCTGGGGCGCGTGCTCGGCGGCGCCCCGCTGCGTCTCGCCCGTCGCGCCGAGGCCGCCCTGCACCGCCGTGTGGGCGCGATCTTCTCGACGTACGACGTCGTCCTCACGCCCACCACCGCCACTCCCCCGCCCCGGATCGGCACGATGGCCGCCCTCAGCGGCTGGCGCACCGACCAGGCCATGATCGCCGCCTGCCCCTACGCGTGGACGTGGAACGTCCTCGGCTGGCCCGGCGTCAACGTGCCCGCGGGCAAAGCGGACGGCGGCCTCCCGGTCGGGGCGCAGCTGCTGGGGCCCGAGGGCGGTGAGCCGCTGCTGATCTCCCTTGCCGCCCAACTGGAGGCGGACCAGCGGTGGTACGAGCAGTGGCCCGAGGCCGCCTGA
- a CDS encoding LacI family DNA-binding transcriptional regulator, whose product MAQIPNKTAQQQTQPSTQQQTQQQTQQDAQPSAQYSVPTSADVARLAGVSRATVSYVLNNTSAVRISEPTRRRVHAAAKELGYVPHAAARSLRAGHTRVVLMPTPQIPAGPLFSEFFNELQWALSRFDYTVVQYGSLGLTGEDAARAWAELRPVAVLAPDASGLGARGVSVLKRSGAKAVFTIGPQRAEGAHALLMDQRLVGQCAARHLLERGRRHIGVVIPEEQGLEPFARPRAEGVRSALAQHGTGTTTTELPLAYDEESAAGLAARWRTLGVDGVFTYNDEYAMLLMRALQDEGIAVPEGTAMIGADDLMLGRLLRPRLSTVRIELPSGQKLAELVDRVVRDPGMQPEVHDVLGATAVHRESS is encoded by the coding sequence ATGGCGCAGATACCGAACAAGACCGCACAGCAGCAGACGCAGCCGTCCACACAACAGCAGACGCAGCAGCAGACGCAACAGGACGCGCAGCCGTCCGCGCAGTACTCCGTGCCGACGAGCGCAGATGTGGCGCGCCTCGCGGGAGTCTCGCGCGCGACCGTCTCGTACGTCCTGAACAACACGAGCGCCGTCCGCATCAGCGAGCCCACCCGCCGCCGCGTACACGCGGCCGCCAAGGAGCTGGGCTACGTCCCGCACGCCGCCGCCCGCAGCCTGCGCGCCGGGCACACCCGTGTGGTCCTGATGCCCACGCCGCAGATCCCGGCGGGCCCGCTCTTCAGCGAGTTCTTCAACGAGCTGCAGTGGGCGCTCAGCAGGTTCGACTACACCGTCGTGCAGTACGGCAGCCTCGGCCTGACCGGCGAGGACGCGGCACGAGCCTGGGCCGAGCTGCGGCCGGTCGCGGTCCTCGCCCCCGACGCCTCGGGGCTGGGCGCACGCGGTGTGAGCGTCCTGAAGCGCTCGGGCGCCAAGGCCGTCTTCACGATCGGCCCGCAGCGGGCCGAGGGCGCCCACGCGCTGCTCATGGACCAGCGTCTGGTGGGGCAGTGCGCCGCCAGACATCTCCTGGAGCGCGGCCGCCGGCACATCGGGGTCGTGATCCCCGAGGAACAGGGCCTCGAGCCCTTCGCCCGCCCGCGCGCCGAAGGCGTCCGCAGCGCCCTCGCACAGCACGGCACCGGCACCACGACGACCGAGCTGCCCCTCGCCTACGACGAGGAGTCCGCTGCCGGGCTCGCGGCGCGCTGGCGCACGCTGGGAGTCGACGGGGTGTTCACGTACAACGACGAGTACGCGATGCTGCTGATGCGGGCGCTGCAGGACGAAGGCATCGCCGTCCCCGAGGGGACGGCGATGATCGGCGCCGACGACTTGATGCTCGGCAGGCTCCTGCGGCCGCGGCTCAGCACGGTCCGCATCGAGCTGCCGTCGGGCCAGAAACTCGCGGAACTCGTCGACCGGGTCGTACGTGACCCGGGCATGCAGCCCGAGGTGCACGACGTGCTCGGTGCGACGGCAGTACACCGCGAGTCGAGCTGA
- the trxA gene encoding thioredoxin, producing the protein MSTTVELTKENFDQTVTDNEFVLIDFWADWCGPCKSFAPVYDKAAEANPDMVFGKVDTESQPELAQAFGIQSIPTLMIVRDQVAVFAQPGALPEAALQDVIGQARQLDMDEVRKSVAEEQAKAQAQEQ; encoded by the coding sequence ATGAGCACGACTGTGGAGCTCACCAAGGAGAACTTCGACCAGACGGTCACGGACAACGAATTCGTCCTGATCGACTTCTGGGCGGACTGGTGCGGTCCGTGCAAGTCGTTCGCGCCCGTCTACGACAAGGCCGCCGAGGCCAACCCCGACATGGTCTTCGGCAAGGTGGACACGGAGTCGCAGCCCGAGCTCGCTCAGGCCTTCGGCATCCAGTCGATCCCGACGCTGATGATCGTCCGCGACCAGGTGGCCGTGTTCGCGCAGCCCGGCGCCCTGCCGGAGGCCGCGCTCCAGGACGTCATCGGACAGGCCAGGCAGCTGGACATGGACGAGGTCCGCAAGTCCGTCGCCGAGGAGCAGGCCAAGGCCCAGGCGCAGGAGCAGTAA